The genomic stretch TTCCATTTTTCTTAAAGAAGAATACCCGATAGATATAGACCTGGGGCCAGATACAGTGTTGTGCTTTGGTGAGTCACTTTTTCTTACTCCAGGAAATGTAGGCTATAAACTGCATTGGAATAATAATTTTAGAGGAAGCGTAAAAGAAGTAACCCGAAGTGGTGAGCATTGGGTGTGGGCAAAAAATAGCTGTGGCTTATTTAGTGATACCATTCAAGTATGGTTCGATTTGCCAGTAGATGCATACCCAATCGACACTACGGTGTGCGATGATGATGAAGCGGTATTTGACTTTACCGGCACTCGATTTACGGTGGAATGGTTTGATGGAAGTCGTGAGTTGGTGAGAAGCTTTGCGGAAGAAGGGATTTACAGCGCTTTATTGACCAATACATGCGGCACCTTTCCAAAGGATTTTGAAGTAAACATTGTGGACTGCGATTGCCCTTTATATGTTCCAAATACATTTACACCAGATGGAGATGGTGTGAATGATGAATTTTTGATTGGGTATGATTGTCAGCTTACTTCTTTCGAAATAAGAATATTTAATCGTTGGGGGGAGGTTATTTACGAAAGTGATGATAGTCTCTTACGATGGGATGGAGTAATTGATGGCAAACCATTACCCATAGGTGTATATATCTATATTATCGATTATTCTTGGTCAGTTTATGATGAAACTCACCGTGCCCAAATAAAAGAGGTGCTTTTTATCATTAAATAATTAAAGGCAGATTTTTCTGTAAAAACTTTACTATAAAATTTCCAATACTGTTTTTTCTAACACACTTGTAATCAGCAATACTTGATTAGGTTAAAATCTGTAACAACTTGATTAACAATATCTTCAAGGTGTTTTTTATACTCATTTGTGGCGGTTTTCTGTACTAGTTGTAATACATTTGTTGGACTTGAAGCTCACTCACTACTCTTGTTTATTAACCTTAAACTTCAAGTCTGAGTCATGAAACTAAGATGCAAAGCAATTTTGTATCTGCTCGTTCTTAACATGTTGATGCCTTTTATCTCCGAAGCTTGTGTTCCAGTCATTAACTGGGGCGGTTCGGTTAGCTTTTGCCAAGGAAACTCTATTACTCTAAACGCGGCAAATCCTAACTCAACTTACACATGGAGCACCGGGGCTAGCTCATCCAGTATTTCTGTTAGTACTTCAGGAACATATTGGGTGATGGTAACAAATCAATGTGGAACGAGTTCAGATACTATAGATGTAATTATTGATGCCCCGATAAACATAAATTTGGGCTCTGATAGAGCAATTTGCGCTCAATCATCTACCACACTTTCTGTACCTTTTTCGGCCAGTACATTTTACCAATGGAGTAATGGTGGTGGCTCTAATCAAATCACCGTAAGCAATGCTGGACAATATTGGGTTAAGGCAACCAATGCCTGCGGAACTTATACGGATACGATAGACGTTACTATTGATACTCTGCAACCTTTTTCTTTAGGTCCTGATATTATCAATTGTTCATTAGGTTCTGCAGTTTTAGCGCCACAAAATGCGGTTAACGGTACAATCCAATGGAGTAATAATACCTCTGGCGATTCTCTTACTGTTACAGCTTCGGGTACTTATTGGGCATCAGTTACCAATTCCTGTGGAACATATACTGATACCATTTCAGTAAGCTTTTTTGCAGGTGGCGATTTATTTTTGAATGACACGGTTTTATTTTGTGCTGGAAATACCTACACGCTTACCAGTCCTTTCTCAGGTGGCAACAATCTGTGGAGTGATGCTTCAACAGGCTCTTCTTTAACATTTGCTCAACCTGGTACATATTGGCTACAAATAGTATTGCCATGCGGGGTGTTTACAGATACCGTGCATTATGTGCCAAATGCTCAGCCTACGGTAGATTTAGGAGCAGATGTAATTTTATGCCCAGGTCAAAGTGTAACATTGGATGCACAAAATCCGGGAGCTACATACTTATGGAGCAACTCATCCACCGGGCAAACTTTGACAGCAACTACTTCCGGAAATTACTGGGTAGGGGTGAATACTGGTTGTGGTTATATGTATGATACTGTAAACGTTAAAGTGATTTCCACACCCAATCCAAATATTTTAGATACAATATATGTATGTAATGGAAATTTGGCTAGCGCGGATGCGGGAAGCTGGGGAGCAAATACAATATACCAGTGGAGTAACAATGTACAAACCCGCGTGAATGCAAGTTTGCAAACAGGCGCACAGTGGGTAAAAGTGTACAATGGTTGTGATACTATCACCAAAAGCTTTTATGTGAAAGGTCAGTCTCCGCTTAACATTGATCTTGGAAATGATACTACCTTCTGTGGTACTTCACTATGGCTTTACACCGATGTAGGGCATCATGGCAATACCATTTTGTGGTCAGATAATAGTAATGTTCCACAATTAAGAGTTACCAAAAGCGGCCAATATTGGGTTTCAGTGACCAATGAGTGTGGCACATTTACGGACACCATTAATGTTACTATCAATACTTACCCAACAGGGATTACGGCAAACACTGTTTACAAATGTGTAACTGGAGGAGTATGGTTGCGGACTAAAAATATTGTAGGCGCAACTTATCAATGGAGTAACAATAGCAATGCTTCTGCCACCTACGCATCAACACCCGGAAAATATTGGGTTACTGTATCAAATGTTTGCGACACCATTCATGATACGGTTATGGTAGAAGATGTTCATCCCATAGCGTTTGATCTAGGGAATGATACTTCATTTTGTCGTCCAGCTACCTTAAATCTTAACCTATCAGCATTACCAGCAGATTCAATTGTGTGGAGCAGTGGTTCTCGTAGTCCATCTGTAACTATTAGCAATAGCGGTACTTATTGGGTTAAGGTTTACAATTTATGTGGATATACTTCAGATACTATTACGGTAACGGTAAATGAACATGTCACTCCGGTACTGAATGATATTACGATTTGTGCTGGGGCATCTACAGTTTTAGATGCTTCGCAACCTCATGCTACTTCTTATTTGTGGAGTAATAATGCCACTACTTCCTCTATTACGGTAAGCAACGAAGGATGGTATTCTGTTTACATTACGGGCATTTGTGGTACTATCAAAGATTCGGCTTATGTTACCAATGACCAGCCTTTGCCAACTATTGATTTAGGAAATGACACCATTTTTTGTGCAGGTAATTTAACGCTCTCTCCTGGTGATTTCGCTGGAGCTAATTATGTGTGGAGCGATAATTCCACAGGAAAAACAATTACAGTAAGCCAGACAGGAACTTATTATGTGACTCTTAGCAATACCTGTAATACTGTAAGTGATACTATTCATGTTTTGGTCACGGGACCTCCGGCTGGAGCATTGGGAAATGTGGTGAAGTTTTGTGCTGGCAGTAGTCTTACGCTGAATGCTCAAAACCCAGGATGCGACTATACCTGGAGCACTGGTGATTCTTCACAAACGGTTACGCTTTCTACTGGTGGTAAATATTGGGTGACGATTGTAAATGATTGTGGCACATTGACGGATACCGTTGACCTGATTGTAGAGCAACCCATGCATGATGTGAGCCTTGGAGCAGATACATTGCTTTGTCTTGGTGATTCTCTTGTGCTTGGTCACAACAAAGGTGAAGTAAATACAAGATGGAGTACGGGTTCTACTTTCAAAAGTATATCGGTATCAACGGGTGGCACTTATTGGGTTGAAGTTTTCAATTCTTGCGGAAGCTGGTTTGATACTATAAATGTTGTGGTACAGGATATTCCTCAATTCACTTTAGGATCTGACATTTACATGTGTTCGGTTGGAGGTCAGGCAACATTGGCTGGGCCGGTTGGAATGAAATCTTACCAATGGAGCACTGGGGATACCACTGAAAACGCAAATGTATTTTCACCAGGAAAATATTGGTTAACAGTTTCTAATTCTTGTTTTAGCAACACCGACACAATTGAGGTTTTCCCCGTTGAGCCTATCAAGTTTGAACTTGGACCGGATACTGTGCTTTGTTCTGGAGAAATGTTAATACTTGACCCACTTCAGCAAAAAGGAAAAGGACCATCTAAC from Owenweeksia hongkongensis DSM 17368 encodes the following:
- a CDS encoding gliding motility-associated C-terminal domain-containing protein, which encodes MPFISEACVPVINWGGSVSFCQGNSITLNAANPNSTYTWSTGASSSSISVSTSGTYWVMVTNQCGTSSDTIDVIIDAPININLGSDRAICAQSSTTLSVPFSASTFYQWSNGGGSNQITVSNAGQYWVKATNACGTYTDTIDVTIDTLQPFSLGPDIINCSLGSAVLAPQNAVNGTIQWSNNTSGDSLTVTASGTYWASVTNSCGTYTDTISVSFFAGGDLFLNDTVLFCAGNTYTLTSPFSGGNNLWSDASTGSSLTFAQPGTYWLQIVLPCGVFTDTVHYVPNAQPTVDLGADVILCPGQSVTLDAQNPGATYLWSNSSTGQTLTATTSGNYWVGVNTGCGYMYDTVNVKVISTPNPNILDTIYVCNGNLASADAGSWGANTIYQWSNNVQTRVNASLQTGAQWVKVYNGCDTITKSFYVKGQSPLNIDLGNDTTFCGTSLWLYTDVGHHGNTILWSDNSNVPQLRVTKSGQYWVSVTNECGTFTDTINVTINTYPTGITANTVYKCVTGGVWLRTKNIVGATYQWSNNSNASATYASTPGKYWVTVSNVCDTIHDTVMVEDVHPIAFDLGNDTSFCRPATLNLNLSALPADSIVWSSGSRSPSVTISNSGTYWVKVYNLCGYTSDTITVTVNEHVTPVLNDITICAGASTVLDASQPHATSYLWSNNATTSSITVSNEGWYSVYITGICGTIKDSAYVTNDQPLPTIDLGNDTIFCAGNLTLSPGDFAGANYVWSDNSTGKTITVSQTGTYYVTLSNTCNTVSDTIHVLVTGPPAGALGNVVKFCAGSSLTLNAQNPGCDYTWSTGDSSQTVTLSTGGKYWVTIVNDCGTLTDTVDLIVEQPMHDVSLGADTLLCLGDSLVLGHNKGEVNTRWSTGSTFKSISVSTGGTYWVEVFNSCGSWFDTINVVVQDIPQFTLGSDIYMCSVGGQATLAGPVGMKSYQWSTGDTTENANVFSPGKYWLTVSNSCFSNTDTIEVFPVEPIKFELGPDTVLCSGEMLILDPLQQKGKGPSNFPGAAYQEITESGTYWVTETNLCGSFTDTIHVSFDNYLDLKSWDTTICDDESVNIDLRGFPHKYTWFDGKTDSVRTISKEGTYPLYINNQCGEFVKNYRVNISNCDCPFFVPNAFTPDGDGVNDEFKIGHSCDIESFSMQIFNRWGQMVFQSSSIDNSWDGTVNGERAPLGVYTYRVGYSWSVYGEEHSDQKTGSLTIIQ